The window GCTCAGCTCCGCATGTCTGGAGcgtgtgagagaaaacaaaaataccatTTCTCTCCCCAAGTCTGCTTCAAAGAGTCAGTGCTGTGCAAGTGCACAAAATATGGCAATTTAAGTGACAACCAGGGCATATTAGCTGCCCTCTTTTCGAATTCATAtactttctctttaaaaaaaatatgctctatttcttttcttttttttactattcaaTGGCTGGGTAGTTTAAAgttacattacatgtcattaATCGTTACACAAATGGGGACTcgcctttaaaggggcagttagcgattttggagaaagctcgtttctctctttgttgttgttgaggattttactgctctggtgGGGCCACGAAACCCCCGAGTCGTAGCGTTGttcgctagcacgtctcctAAGGTGtcggagtgatgtttacaaactgcactcgcattgCTGTGGTGTGTTCTGCACCATTTTTGGGTTTTTCGATTAACAGAGCCAGGGCTTCACCGAAAACCCGGATTTTTTGAGAACCGCCAGCTAGcaggccgtgaggaaatattcgctgatttttacaaaacgtgtatcggtttaaaatcgcttactgcccctttgaggAAAAAGGTAGGAGGGGCTGAAAGTGGCAACACTGGTATGATATTTTTCTATCATCGATGGCAATCAACTTCATAACATCCGATCTCTTATGGCTTGGATGGGGAGGGGTCGTcggaggtggtggtggcagTGGGAGGGGAAGAGGCATTTTCGGGGCTAGCAGAGGGGGAGGCAGGGCcggaggcaggggaggggaaCTCTTTTATTGTGACGGTGACAAGGTTGGTGGTGACATCGGTGACCACAACATCCTTGCAGCTCGGCGCCATTTCGGGGTGCCAGTCGGGGTCTCCCTCGGCAGGCACCCTCCGCGGTTCGGTGGGGGTAGGGCTCTGGTCCCCAGGGGAAACGGAGAGGAGAGCTGCTGGCAGCGGGCGTTTAGCCCGACGTTGGCGAGgatttttccttcctccctctgagGACACCAAACGGCCCAGGgcaccctcctccccctcttcctcctcctcctcctccaaggaAGAAGAGGGTGAGGCGGGGAGGAAGGGTGACGCTGACCCCACCGCCTTTGCATCTGAGGATGGGGCAGGAGCAGAATGTTTGGCGCTCTGCCCCTTCTGGGTCTCTGTGTGAGGTTTACTGGGCTTAGGATCCTCACTGGAGGGTGACGCTTCAGTGGCAGACTGGGACCGTGCAGCCGAGGTGGTGGGCGTTTTTGCTTCAGAGCAACTGGAACtggaaggagaaggaggtgacTGGTactgggaggaggtggtgtgGCTGTCCCGGGCTCCCGTGCTGGAGCATGACCCCGTTTGGGAGTGGAACGCCAAAGGGCCTCCTCCGCACTGCAGCCCAAACGGCTTCCCGTACATCGGGAAGCCCAGCATCTTCAGGGGAGGTTGGAAAGGTCTATAGGGGGCCTCTCCCTTTTTCCCAATGATGCGATTGCGGGAAGGGATGTTGTGGCGTCCTGTTGTAATATTCCTAGCGCCACCCCTACCTGGCTTGTCAATGACCTTCAGGTTGAGGATGATCCGACCTCTCTTGACCTCCCGGGGCTTGACCCTGCGGTTCAGGATGCGGACGGTCTCGGAGAAGGGCGAGACGTGCATGCGGGACGGGAAACCGCCGGGGTTGGAGAAAGTAGACGCCATGGGGTCCGAGCGAGGCAGAGGACGCCTGGACATCCGGTGGCAACGGTGGATGTCCTTCTTTAGCTTGTGGGTGGCCGCGAGGGAGTTGAGCTTTGGAGTGGGTGCGATGGTTGAGGAAGACGCGGAGGGTAATAGCCGCGCTGAGGCAGCGGAGGAGGGAGTTGCCCGGCCGGAAGAGGAACGCGGCGTAGTCTGGCGGCCGCCTGAGGCTTTGCTGCTGGGCTCTCGTTTAGGAGCGCGTGCCTGAAAGAAACAATACACTTAAGAAAACATGGTCGCAGAGACGGGAGTTTTACGTTTACAGAAAAAAGGAACTGCTTGTTTCCCCTAATATCAGCTTGTTTCCAAGGTTAGCCCaggaaacatgttgtttttttatatgtaagaaaaaaagacatggtcCGGATGTCTTAAACTGTACAAACAATGGTGTTATTTGTGCCACTTAAATACCCAAAACATTTTCCAACCAAATTTAGTCCAGATTTAACACagtctgcattttttatttggtcttATGACCTGAAAACCACCAAATCAGTGCTCACTGTGAGTAGTAAACagtggaagtaaaaaaacattaagtttAACAATACAGCTATTGATTGAGTTTTTGCGATTAAAATAAGAACAACCAATGTAACAGATGTCTCTGTTATTGCTCTGGTATTCAAAGTTACTCTAAATGATCCTGTGTTGCCCATGCATCTAACTTCAGCTCTTACTGCGGCTGAGAAGGCACAAAAACAAGGCACGTCATGTCTGATATTAACCAAAATCTTAAACTTTAGAAAAGCCCGCTCAACTGTGCTGTGCCTACCCCAAGTCGACTTGTGAGATGTCACCTACAGCACCGACGTCTACAAATATTCTTTTCTAAAGACGAAAAAAACactattgtgtgtttttcatccGTGTTTCtaagaattaaaaataaaccttgAACAAGCGATAAAACCTCCTTTAAGTGGATTGACCTTATTCTAACTTTAACAGTTCCACTTTCCTATAAAGTGCTGTTACCTAAGCAAAGTCAACTATTTGAGATTAGTTAGGTCAAATTGTTTCTTAACGGCTTAAATGAAATTATAAGTCTGATGCTTATATCCATGCAGATTTACAAACGTGAAAAAGTACCTTCCCGACAAAGTTTTTGGGTTTCGGTCCCCGCTTCTTCGGCCCGTTCATCTCCCTTTCCCGTTccctaaaaaaaaggaaaggacacAACACTTTACCAAACACACAATTCAATTGACAAACACAGGCTTAAAAAAAGTATGCAAAAATGAAACGAATCAAAACCAATGACAGAGATGAAAGTTGTGGTTGTGTGAAACTAGAGCACAGTCACAAGTCACAGACACACGAGCGCCTGTTTGAAGACAAGCCGCCTTCTCACTCTTTCACGTGCCCGTCTTAGTGTCCACTTGATGTGTCATTTAagttttgtcagtttttatGGCGCAAGCTTCCGCTTCCTGTCCATATTTCCAAATAGCCGATTGTATCAGCCGATATGAAATCGTTTATTGTACTGAATAaacaaagctgaaaaaaaattgcatttatgtttacattttacatgtttattttcttaatttaagttctatatatttggatgtgttttctttttattcagttatttatgataaagtttatggttaaactaaaaatatcaagcctcagttacaattctttgtcataaaggtttgataacaacatcttaggcatcattgacagataaaatatatacatatatatatatatatatatcggtatcggaaatcttgtactccctaatatcgatatcggcccccaaacATCCATATTGGTCGGCCTCTAGAAGACACTAGCAGAGTTCACTTAAAGTGGGGAGATACAACAATGTTGCACAAACCAGACTTAAAAAAGGCGTCTTcataagatttgaaaaaaagccaaaagccGAAACATAACAAACTCGGTGTGCAAAATCAATGAGACATGTGGTGCATATCCCCTCGTCGTTAAATCCGCTTTACTCACTTTTGCTCAAAGCCCAGTAGCAGCCTGTCGTCCAGAATATTCTCCTCCGGCTCCCAAGTGCTGTGTCTGAACAAAAAGGACGGAGAAATTTATATCCGGCTTAATCCAAAATCCACATCTTCAGTTTCATATCGGGAcattgggaggaaaaaaaagcatttaaaaaaatgactgggGGTTGTGATGGTTGTTTACGAGTAGCACTTACTTCATCGCCCATCCCTTCCATTTGACCAGGAATTCCATTCTTCCCTGCAAGacccaaaagaaagaaagatgtaatCATCGTAGATGACAACAGAAGGAGAGGGTTTTTTTAGGACAAAATCCCTTAAATCTGGAATTCATTTGAGGccgtgtccctttttttttttgctgaacagATTTTCAGTCTTACGCGATTCGACTACATTTGGGGATTTTCTCGATTTTTCCTCCTGCAGCGCGACATGATTTTATTATATTCAGCGCCGACGAGCTCATGTCGGGTTCTATATCCGTCTGGCAAACATCACATTTTGAACTTAATCACATTTCAGTTGGGGGGAAAAGCACTTGTGTAGTGTAGTCTCAATGAGCcatgcaacagttaatcgattagtaatcgactactgaattaatctccaactattaCGACAATCGATGAATCAGTTTTTATGGAAcgaaaaaaaggtcaaaattctctgatttcagcttcagaaatgtgaatatgttctggttttcTTCGCTCCTCTATGACCATATGAATAgcttttggtgtgtgtggacaaaacaaaaaaacataatttgggggttttggggaaacaggATCGACATTCTTCACAAATTCCgacactttatggaccaaacaactaatcgattaatcgagaaaacaaccgacagattaatcgattatgaaaataatcgttactTTGAAGCCCCTTGTATTGTcagaaacaccccccccccacacacacacagaagaggtTACATCAACTATctcgtctttttatatctttttttaatcttttttattcAGATGTGAACTGAAAcccgtattattgttggaatgctgattttaattgtctatGGTTTATATGTTtctgtgaaagcactttgtgaagctacttctaaaaggtgctatataagttaaattattattattattattattattatctccactcacaaaaaaagagggatgtGTCActcctaataaaaaaaagatgtgctcATCTTTTGCACGAAcattcctcttctgttttttggtGCAACTTCTTGGATTTCACGTGCATCTCCAACAAGAAGGGGCTGAAACTGACAAGTTCgtggttgccccccccccccacgtaaGATGGCATCCCACCATCATGTACAGGCTCTTACAGCCCAGAATACAGGCTGATGAAACACAAGAGATGACAAGGATCACTCGATCAGCTGTGGGGGATTAGAgaacttcctcctctcttccactGTGCAAATGTTTGCGAGGGACTAATGTtcagtttgggggggggggggcatcttcCACAGCCTGCAGGAGACAACAACatgaacctcctcctccacaaggCTGTAAAGATTGTGACCGTGGAGCTTTAGCTGCCATTAGCCGGCCACGGAGAGAAAGTCAGGCCCCTCCATTTTCACAACACCGCAGCACATCCCCTCGACCCTTTCTTTGTGTGgctgctcactctctctctctctctttcttcctctctttcttttatcGCCCCCACTTTACTGCCCTCCCGAATGCTAGGTTAGCTTCAGGCTAACCGCGACGAGCGAACACGTCGACCGGCCCCGCGAGGCCTCCGTCCGCGGCGACTGCGACAGACCGGCCCCGGGCGACCGCAGCGAGGACCGCGGGTGCCCCGCAGCCGAGAGAGAAGACGCGGGGCGGTGCGGGGCGGCGCGGGCTCACCTTGCGGACGCGGCGCTTCAGTATCGCTTCCGCGGCGAAAATGCGATCCCCCGTCGCCGAGTGCTCCATCGTGTCCGACCCCCCGAACCGAGCGAACCTGTGTCGGGTTGAACTCTCTCCAGACGAACGGCGGGCAGAGTGAGCGAGGGGCggcacactcactctctctctctctctctctctctctctctctctctctctctctctctctctctctctctctctctctctctctctctctctctctctcacacacacacacacacacactcgctacTACAACTGCAGCGGCGCGGCCAACGAGCCGTAAACCTGTCACGTGGCCGGGgtcagccccgcccccccctccggTCGCCCTGGCAACGGCGAAGACACTCCCGAGGATGCACAGAAAGCGCGCGCTGCCTGGAGCTCAGTggcgatgacgatgacgatgacgaccacgacgatgatgatgatgatgatgataacggATGACGTTTCCCCTTCTTAATAACACAAGAAAAAGACTGAGGGTACGAGCAGGGGTGgagcaccaaattctgggcccctTAAATGATGGTctccccaccacctccaccacttTTGAATGGGGTgagagggccctcagagaacctccactacGTTTtggaaatacatagttcagcCTATCAAccaatgtattttaaatttttgtaaTGACACTAATTAgtaagaaaacaataataaacaataatccagaaacaaatatatatattctccccccccccctcatttttaATATGACAAGCATAAAATCAAACAGCTTTATTTGCTGCATACATTATCTCAGGGCACTTAACCTAGTAAGATCGCAACACAtgggtgtagcaccaaattctgggcaCTATACATAAGCAGTCCCTGTtaaattttacaatattttttaaatacatagtTCAATCTCTCAAACAGTGTATTCGGCCAAATTTGACTTCATGtaatgacactaattacttagaaaaactctaattacaaacaaaaaaacttttaatccCAGGCTTTCCAGGGCCCAAGGGTGAGGGGGCAGTCTGTCCCCTATTTTGTCCACCTTTGAAGccgtggtggagaggaggtctATGAACAAACTGTGATGGATAACagtggacagacagcggagctcatTCTCCATcagactgattcagcttcgTTGTCACGAGGACCactacaggaaatctttcctgccacgTGCCATAAGAGTTTACAACCCCTCGCCTCTGTCTGACCGaaagactctggactctgtttaatcTAAACGTAAAACCCCATTTGCACCTTcgtgttaccatgttcctctgcacactactgctAACTGATTGTACTAAcgcactatttccactgttaatatttcatgtaaattccttaaatgtattattcGTATTCTCGATATTTTCttgcaatttgtatatttgacatgtatttgtgtggatattgtttacatttttaaagtgtgctgtgtgaaacgtgctgctgttacaccggtTATTTCCCAGCTTGTGATAAATatagtatctatctatctatctatctatctatctatctatctatctatcttttcccccccagggaaacccaacagttcccacaatgagcgaGCACAAGGCGACATAAATaggacaaacattttttgaaataagtaaagaaatgttaaaaagaaacaaaaccacaaTTCACAATGAAAAGAACGAGAAAACTCTCCCCTTTGCCTGTGGGACTTtgtgtgaggagggaaaaaaagcagcagcagcagcagcagcagcagcagcagcccctgcCTCGCCCCGCCCCTCCCGCGACAACTCCTTGAGCTCTGATTGGAGGAGCGCGTACGCGCCAATCCCGACGTGTCTATCAAGCTAGGTTGCAGCGTCACGGTTGTTGATGTGTAGCAGTCAGAAGTCACGCAGCGGAGCGGACGACTAGCAGGTGAGCACCCACGGACCGCACGCAGCGGCCACCCAATGCGGCTGACCTCACCGTCGAGCCGGCGAACTCTAGTTAACATGCCCAGAATGGGGTTTttagagatttttaaaaattttaattttaagaaaaaaacgtcAAGTACAAGTGgccgtttttttccccttcttgtctgtctctctctgagtgcGTGGCTCGCTCCTAGCGCCGCGCCGCGTCGTGTCCAATCGATCCCGGATGACTGGGAACCCATGAATGGAGCCACTTGTTCCTCGGTTCATATCGAGCACCAGCCTCCTTCGTGGCGGTGGGGTTTCCATAGTTACTAAACGGTCTCGTGAGGGAAACCGGAAGTGGAGAGCTTGACGGCTAACGCCGTGTTAGCCCCTCTGGTAGTAACGGTCGAATAATTAGCCAATGACCTCAAAGACAAGTCAGCTCAGTATCCGACCACAACTTATTACCTATCAGCAGCCATGACATGAGACGTCAGGGGTCATCACACCTGTTGCTAAGGTGTGCGAGTCGTGACATCACTTCCGGGGGAACAGTATAAACAATTCATGATTGTTGACATCAATCCCACAGGCTGTGGTTTGAGCAAACAGATCCAACATGTCAGCTTGTtagaagagctgcaacagctaatcgattagtaatccacgactaaattaatcgccaactattttgataattgataaatcggttcatgtagttttttggaagaaaaaaaagtcaaaattctcagatttccgcttcttgaatgtgaatattttctggtttcttggctcctctgtgacagtcaactgaatatctttggcgtgtggacaaaacaaaacatcatcttggagttctGGGAAACACAATAgccatttttcatcattttataacattttatgtaCGGAACAACTAATctattaatggagaaaataatcttttataATGATGTTGCTTATTAGCGAGTACAGTGACATCATTTCCGGgggataatattaataattcatgattGTTGACATCAATCCCACAGGCTGTGGTGGAGCAAACAGATCCAACATGTCTGCTTGttagtagagctgcaacagttaatcgattaataatcgactactaaattaagcGCCGgctgttttgataattgataaatcGGTTCGTGTAGtttttaggaagaaaaaaaagtcaaaattctctgatttcagcttcttgaatgtgaatattttctggtttcttttctcctctgtgacagtcaactgaatatctttggcatgtggacaaaacaaaacatcaatcttggagttttggggaaacacgatcaacatttttcaccattttatgggccaaacaactaatcgattaatcgagaaaataatctataataataatgttgctaATTACTGAGTATAGTGACATCATTTCAGGGGGATAAtataaataattcatgattgTTGACATCAATCACACAGGCTGTGGTTTGACAAACAGATCCCAGAGCTCAACATGTCTGCTTGTCTACTGTTGGTTGTGTCAAGTCATCCGCCTCTTCcctacactctctctctctctctctctctctcttgttttctccCAGTAGACGATGCAGTTCCTCGGCCGGCTGTTGGACACCGTCTCCTCCGTGTCGACCCTCTTCACCAACCCCTACCGCGTGCGGGACGTGCCGCTGTCCGACTACGGTGGAGGAGGCAAGGTCTtgctgaaggaggagggacGCATCCTCTTGTACAGAAACACCAACTATCAGTCATGGGACGGCCTGCTGATGTGCCCTGAGACACCCACCATGGTGCTGAGGTCAGTTTTGCtttgtgacagagacagagatcaTGGAGGGAGTGGGGCGATGTGCCACTGAACTAGTTTTGAATGTGCCAAACATGccactgtttttattgttcattgatacatttaaacaatatttaaagctacagtgtgtaatatttataagaacttattcacagaaatgtaatatattgtccataactttgtgttcatatatgtataatcacctgcaacaaagaaccaatattttttcgtcaactttgaatgagttaaatatagttacatgaggtggacccgacctccatgttagtcgccatgtttgctgcgttgagttgaatacggttgttgcacaaaatgttccagaatacgtcgcatttgcgttgaattttctGACGCTGCCGGACACCGGAAaaggaatcagcggtgcgacaccataaagtgtccactgtcggttgctcagttggttgcggtttgcaactctTCCACCAGATGATGctagaaaagtacaaaaattacacactggggctttaagtttcTTCAAGTTAAaagttttccctttttaatgtgtgtttgctgcagaagTGGTATTAACTCTTTGCTGCAGAAGTGGTATTAACTCTTTTACACCTcaaacataaacaaatgcatatatatatatatatatatatattattgttgtAACCATTTCACTGCCTGCACCAGGCTGTTTCAGGTGGCATCGGAGGAGGACGCCATGAACTGGTTTGCGCAGTACGCCCTCAAGCTCCGCCCCTTCTACGAGACGCTCCCTCTGAAGGCGGAGACCACGCAGCCAATCGTGGACTGCATCCGCCAACACCCGGACTGGAGCTCCGCCCACGTCGCCGTGGAGACGGGCTTGAGAGAGTGTCTCAAGCATAACTATGTCCAGAGGTAAGACGGGACGtgctgacttttttcttttttccttttggcttTTGTGGTTCTGACAGGGTCTGGATCAAATCAGCATGTGTCAGCACCTGATTTGTACTTTTGAAACTTAGTTCAGTGGCTGATACATGCACAATTACCAGTATGGTAAGGTGAGGAGTCAGTCATCTCCGTGCCGCTCTGAAATCAACTCCATCCGTCTTTTCTGTCTGCAGCCAGATCAACAGTCGGGACGCTTTAGGCCAGACGCCGCTGCATCGGGCATGCGAGCGCGGTGACCTGGTGTGCGTGAAGGAGCTGTTGGACGAAAGCCAAGCTCGCACCGACATCAAAGACCACAGCGGCGAGACACCCATGCACTGCGCCGCCAAGCAGGACTCTCCTGCCGTCATCCAGGTGAGCGAAAGTGAAATGGGGACAGGTGGGAAAATGCTGGATCAGTCTCCGTCCATCTTTCAACCAacacttttccttccttccaccGTGCACCaccctgtcctctcctcatccAGGTGCTGTGCTTGAGACTGTGCTCGGGGGTGAACGAGCTGAACGGCAACGGGGAGACGCCTCTGCACGTGGCCTGCCGCTTGGGACGCGTGGAGGGCGTCAAAGCTCTGTTGGACGGTGGGGCCAAGTGCGACGTCGCTGGCGGCACCGGCTATCCCATCCACAGTGCCATGAAGTACAGCGAGAAGGGGTGAGTAGGGGAGAGGGTGAGGACACAGCACACTGTCTTCtgataatgtttaaaatgatttctcTGGATTATAGTTACTCCATGCCTTAGTGTTTAagcatttcaaattaatttttctgAAACGTTCTGTccaaattgaatatattttttttatagctatACAGCATCCCAAGGAccagtgacattaaaaaacatatggTTTTGAAGTAAACCCTGCTGAGCTCCATCTATTATAAATGTCTAGTTATGAACAAATGCCTGTAAACTTATGAGTTTTTCCCAATATACCTGCAGGACCATGGTTTGTTGAAGTCGGgataataaatgaatacatttatataacagTAAAATTGATCTATAAGATTACCTTCTCCTCcagatatataatatatataagttagagcccgaccgatatatccGTTGGCCAattatatcggccgatatgagcctttttcacagacatatcagtagaaaaaaatagcatttatgtttacagttTACATAAATAAGTTACGTTTATGATATAAACGtaacttatatatatttatctatgtattttttgttatatttatatttcctttttttagtaGTTGTTTATGATAACtaaaacatcaagcctcaattacaatTCTTtatcataaaggtttgataacgaccTCTTAGGAATCATAAACagatctaaaaaaataaaaataatcttgtttaataataataatctaatatcgatatcggcaaCAGCCCCAAAGAAATCCATATAGATCCGGCTCTAATACAAGTAGTGTTGTGTAGGCAAGCTGTAGAGGTtgttgaaaaaatatttgtgatgcAGACTCAAACCTTTTAGAGCATTTTAAAAGGGttacaaaaaatgtcattaaaaacagAGGGGACTCTGTGGAGTGTATTTCAGAGATGATGAGTTATGTACCTAATACTTAGTATTATAAacagtttatattttatatattctaaataataaatggtcctctttcactgtgtgtttgcgtctcaGCTGTGTGGAGGAGATCCTGAAAGCAGACCGAGGCCAGCTCCAGGCTGAAGACTCCATGTACGGAGGGACGCCTCTGCACTGGGCCAAAACtgctgaggtaaaaaaaaaaattaaaatgtacttcTTGGGTTTTTATGGTTGGAAATCCATAATGAGCTGTTCAAATTACATATTTGAATGCTGGCGGTATAGTGCACCtccaggaggagagaaagcTTTGATGAAATCTTAATGGGCTGTTTGACTATTGATGAG is drawn from Scophthalmus maximus strain ysfricsl-2021 chromosome 8, ASM2237912v1, whole genome shotgun sequence and contains these coding sequences:
- the cbx6a gene encoding chromobox protein homolog 6a, whose product is MEHSATGDRIFAAEAILKRRVRKGRMEFLVKWKGWAMKHSTWEPEENILDDRLLLGFEQKEREREMNGPKKRGPKPKNFVGKARAPKREPSSKASGGRQTTPRSSSGRATPSSAASARLLPSASSSTIAPTPKLNSLAATHKLKKDIHRCHRMSRRPLPRSDPMASTFSNPGGFPSRMHVSPFSETVRILNRRVKPREVKRGRIILNLKVIDKPGRGGARNITTGRHNIPSRNRIIGKKGEAPYRPFQPPLKMLGFPMYGKPFGLQCGGGPLAFHSQTGSCSSTGARDSHTTSSQYQSPPSPSSSSCSEAKTPTTSAARSQSATEASPSSEDPKPSKPHTETQKGQSAKHSAPAPSSDAKAVGSASPFLPASPSSSLEEEEEEEGEEGALGRLVSSEGGRKNPRQRRAKRPLPAALLSVSPGDQSPTPTEPRRVPAEGDPDWHPEMAPSCKDVVVTDVTTNLVTVTIKEFPSPASGPASPSASPENASSPPTATTTSDDPSPSKP